A region from the Melopsittacus undulatus isolate bMelUnd1 chromosome 13, bMelUnd1.mat.Z, whole genome shotgun sequence genome encodes:
- the HEATR6 gene encoding HEAT repeat-containing protein 6 — translation MAAAVAEAPAPGGSFGQFAARLCALRPGGSLRTELHLLLDQLISESCGPAAGPGPQDVCALLVQACQLVPLDQEHLVSKVCQLIHHLLNRFQVLVDEQSLNFLLSYCISALKQCSSWTHVEIVQALAALVYNNGPKCQKHLPDLLGKTGLLVQLSDAAQPDVELRRAAVRSMANLCLSVPEQPYLEESYRSVCFQTFLSVLQSSKTSDVDDITFCMLLQNALKGIQSLLNGGKMKLMQSDQIGSLLAVLKKCMFHGLPGLSIEMPAALYPVPLPQYDKRLPAKQEQSEPATFKQTGNRRKKSKAKQKKEESVEEGRDSGDAGNESALGADMMKLHLGNVQKSPGSDPRSVANVSAGKDHLSSRYPSWKRISSSESEYSDAEGGIQSKVRSYQANVRQGALACFLSAIKSIEKRVLYGYWSAFVPDAPGIGSPQSVSLMTIALKDPSPKTRACALQVLSAILEGSKQFLSVAEDVNDHKRAFTPFSVTIASSIRELHRCLLLALVAESSSQTLTQIVKCLANLVSNAPYSRLKPGLLTRVWNQIKPYICHKDVNVRVSSLTLLGAIVSIQVPLPEVQLLLQQPSSSGLSHSGSTTPHRSNSSEQWRKTLPSEGEPPDNPAGCTSPEPCWLLRLCVSIIVLPREDSCSDSDANFPSFSSVYEPCPLRLEALQVLALLVKGHFPMAQSYFLELGEVACRCMEEMDPSIQLHGAKLLEELGTGVLQQYKPDSAISPEQRVPVSTVVTFWTMMLNGPLPGTLQSSPHPTLQTSACDALSSILPEAFSRLKNDQQILCVTLLLGLNHSENPLVKAAAARALGVYILFSCLRQDVMFVADTANAILDSLHDKSPSVRAKAAWSLGNLTDTLIINMETMGQSFHEEFSDLLLLKMLRSATEASRDRDKVKSNAVRALGNVLHFLQPYHIANPRFREAIEESLQALISTVQSEATMKVRWNACYALGNVFKNPALPLGEAPWTAQAYSALSSVVKSCKNFKVRIKSAMALSIPSRRECYGSTEQFCHIWSALVVALQKSEDTEDFLEFKYSASLRTQICQALLHLLSLAKSTDLPVIWETIRESRDAMKSYILQYLKSGAEENEAGTHMDLGEREGVLKGAIEHLGGLEKQLQGKARVRVSVYLQDILTNHASAAELRGLETPHQCC, via the exons ATGGCGGCGGCCGTGGCGGAGGCCCCGGCGCCGGGCGGCTCCTTCGGCCAGTTCGCGGCCCGGTTGTGTGCCCTGCGGCCCGGCGGCAGCCTCCGCACCGAGCTGCACTTGCTGCTGGACCAGCTAATCTCCGAGAGCTGCGGCCCGGCCGCCGGGCCCGGCCCGCAG GATGTCTGTGCTCTGCTTGTCCAAGCCTGTCAGCTGGTTCCTCTGGATCAGGAGCATCTCGTCAGCAAAGTCTGTCAGCTTATCCATCACTTACTGAACAGGTTTCAG GTGCTGGTTGATGAACAGAGCTTGAATTTCCTTCTCTCCTACTGCATCTCTGCTCTTAAACAGTGCAGCTCTTGGACACATGTGGAAATTGTGCAAGCCTTGGCAGCTCTTGTCTACAATAATGGACCTAAATGTCAGAAA CATCTCCCGGATTTGCTGGGCAAGACTGGGCTCTTGGTGCAGCTCAGCGATGCTGCTCAGCCCGACGTGGAACTCCGGAGGGCAGCAGTACGCAGCATGGCAAACCTCTGTCTCAG CGTGCCTGAACAGCCATACTTGGAGGAGTCCTACAGAAGTGTCTGTTTTCAGACTTTCTTAAGTGTTCTGCAGTCTTCAAAAACCTCTGATGTAGATGACATCACTTTTTGCATG TTACTGCAGAATGCACTGAAAGGTATCCAGTCGCTTCTCAATGGTGGGAAGATGAAACTAATGCAGAGTGACCAAATTGGATCTCTTCTTGCAGTATTGAAG AAATGTATGTTTCATGGACTGCCAGGACTGAGCATAGAGATGCCAGCAGCCTTGTACCCGGTTCCATTACCTCAGTATGACAAAAGGTTGCCTGCCAAACAGGAACAGTCAGAACCAGCCACCTTTAAGCAGACAGGG aacagaagaaaaaagtccaaagcaaaacaaaagaaggaagagtctgtggaggaaggaagagattCAGGTGATGCAGGAAATGAATCGGCCCTTGGAGCAGACATGATGAAATTGCACTTGGGAAATGTGCAGAAGAGTCCTGGTTCAGATCCTCGGAGTGTTGCAAACGTGTCTGCTGGGAAGGATCACTTGTCTTCACGTTATCCTAGCTGGAAAAGAATCAGCAGCAGTGAGTCGGAATATTCCGATGCTGAAGGTGGAATACAGAGCAAAGTGAG atctTACCAAGCCAATGTTCGTCAGGGGGCTCTGGCCTGCTTCCTCTCTGCTATAAAATCAATAGAGAAAAGAGTTCTTTATGGCTACTGGTCAGCGTTTGTTCCTGATGCTCCTGGTATTGGCAGTCCCCAGTCAGTGTCCTTGATGACTATTGCTTTAAAGGACCCTTCTCCAAAG ACCCGTGCCTGTGCGCTTCAAGTCCTCTCAGccatactggaaggctccaaGCAGTTCCTTTCTGTTGCTGAAGACGTTAATGATCACAAGAGAGCTTTTACTCCCTTCTCTGTAACTATTGCTTCAAGCATCCGGGAGCTGCAccgctgcctgctgctggccctgGTGGCAGAATCCTCTTCTCAAACACTGACACAAATAGTCAAG TGCCTTGCAAATTTGGTTTCAAATGCCCCATACAGCCGTCTAAAACCTGGGTTGCTGACGAGAGTGTGGAACCAGATAAAGCCCTACATTTGCCATAAAG ATGTTAATGTCCGAGTTTCTAGTCTCACATTATTAGGGGCTATAGTATCTATCCAAGTACCTTTACCAGAGGTGCAGTTACTTTTGCAGCAGCCCAGTTCTTCAGGGCTAAGTCATAGTGGTAGCACAACCCCTCACCGTTCTAATTCCTCTGAGCAGTGGAGAAAAACCCTCCCCTCAGAAGGGGAGCCTCCAGATAACCCAGCAGGATGCACATCTCCAGAACCATGCTGGCTGCTCCGTCTCTGCGTTTCCATCATTGTTCTGCCCAGAGAGGATTCCTGTTCTGACAGTGATGCGAACTTCCCATCGTTTTCCAGTGTTTATGAACCATGTCCCCTTCGACTGGAAGCTTTACAG GTGTTGGCACTGCTTGTAAAAGGCCATTTCCCTATGGCTCAGAGCTATTTCCTAGAGCTTGGAGAAGTGGCTTGCAGATGCATGGAAGAAATGGATCCATCCATTCAGCTTCACGGAGCCAAA ctcctggaggagctgggcaCAGGTGTACTGCAGCAATACAAACCCGATTCAGCCATCAGCCCTGAGCAGAGAGTACCGGTCAGCACG GTTGTAACTTTCTGGACCATGATGTTGAATGGCCCTTTGCCTGGCACTCTTCAGAGCTCTCCCCATCCGACTCTGCAGACAAGCGCCTGTGATGCCCTGTCCTCTATCTTGCCTGAAGCTTTCAGCAGACTGAAG AATGACCAGCAGATCCTGTGTGTCACTCTGCTCCTTGGCCTGAACCACAGTGAGAACCCGCTGgtaaaagctgctgctgcacgTGCGCTTGGAGTCTACATCCTCTTCTCTTGCCTCAGGCAG GACGTGATGTTTGTGGCAGACACAGCAAATGCTATTCTGGATTCCCTCCATGACAAGTCTCCCAGCGTCCGTGCCAAAGCAGCCTGGTCCTTGGGCAATCTTACAGACACCCTGATCATCAACAT GGAAACGATGGGACAAAGTTTTCATGAGGAATTTTCGGATCTCCTCCTGTTGAAAATGTTACGCTCTGCAACTGAAGCATCCAGAGACAGAGACAAG GTAAAGAGCAATGCAGTCCGGGCCCTTGGGAATGTGCTTCATTTCCTTCAGCCGTATCACATAGCAAACCCCAGGTTCAGGGAAGCCATCGAGGAATCTCTCCAGGCCCTCATCTCCACTGTCCAGAGCGAGGCCACAATGAAAGTGCGCTGGAATGCTTGCTACGCCTTGGGGAATGTGTTTAAGAACCCTGCCTTGCCACTTG GAGAGGCTCCCTGGACTGCCCAGGCCTACAGTGCCCTTTCCTCAGTGGTGAAGTCCTGCAAGAACTTTAAAGTCCGGATCAAGTCAGCCATGGCCCTCTCCATCCCAAGCAGGAGGGAATGCTACGGCTCCACCGAGCAGTTCTGCCACATCTGGAGTGCCTTGGTGGTTGCCCTGCAGAAGAGTGAAGACACTGAGGACTTCCTGGAGTTCAAGTACAGTGCCAGCCTCAGGACACAGATctgccaggctctgctccatTTGTTGAGTCTGGCAAAGAGCACGGACCTGCCTGTCATTTGGGAAACCATAAGAGAGAGCAGGGATGCAATGAAATCCTACATCTTGCAGTATCTGAAATCTGGTGCTGAAGAAAACGAAGCAGGAACCCACATGGACTTGGGTGAGAGGGAGGGAGTGTTAAAAGGAGCTATTGAACATCTTGGTGGGTTAGagaagcagctgcagggcaAGGCTAGGGTAAGGGTGTCTGTTTATCTGCAGGATATCCTAACCAACCACGCCAGTGCTGCTGAATTAAGAGGCTTAGAAACACCACACCAGTGCTGCTGA